Genomic segment of Prochlorococcus marinus XMU1405:
AACCTCATATTAAGGTTGATTCAATCACTGTTGGCGGAAGATAGGAAATGAATTCAAAAGAAATCACAACTCAAATCTCCAAAGCTGCAGATTTCCTAAATCTTAAAAAATGGGATTATGGAGCAAGCTTTTCTAATGATTATTCTGTGCAAGTAGATAAAGGAGAAGCTAAACAACTTAAGGCATCACAAAAGCAAATTCTAACTATAAGAGTTTGGAATCAATCTAATCTAGTTGGTATTACTACAACAAGTGATATTAGTGAATCTGGTATTAAAAAGGCTCTTAAGCAAGCAAATATAGCTTCTGATTTCGGCAATAAGAATGAATCTACAGAATTTTCACCACTAGCGAAGGATACTATTAAAGTTAAGGAAGTTAAAAAAAGAAATCCTGTTGGAATCAAAAAATTACTTACACTTTTAAGAGAAGCGGAAGTAAGACTAATAGAAAGTCATGAATCCATAAAATCTGTTCCATATAATGGTTTATCTGAGAGTTTCTTTGAGAGAGTTTATGCAAATAGTGAGGGTGCCTTTCGAAGTTATTCCAAAAGTCAAGCAGCACTATATTTATATGCAAGAGCAGAAGAGAAAAATAAGAAGCCACGAAGTTCAGGTTCCGTAAAACTTGGATATGGAGCTGATGATATAGATATAGATTCCTGTATTAAAGAAGCTTCAAATAAAACAATTTCTCATTTAAATTATTCATCTATTAAAACAGGTAAATTTTTAATATGTTTTTCCCCAGAGTCTTTTTTAACTATTATTAACGCCTTTAGCTCAATGTTTAATGCTAGAAGCATCATAGATGGAGTGAGCTTATCTAATAAAAATTCAATCGGAGAGAAACTATCTACAGAAGCACTTAATATTTATGATGATGGCCTTCACGAAAAAAATATTTCTTCAACACCATTTGATGGAGAGGGAACCCCAACCAAAAGACTATGTCTAATTAACAGAGGGAGAATTGAAAATTTTATACATTCTGAATCAACTGCAAGAATATTTAAAACTACTCCCACTGGGCACGCTGGACTAGGATCAAAAGTATCAGTATCTCCTGATTGGATCGTAGTTGAAAAATCAGAAGAAAACTTTGATCTAAAAACATCACTAGATCACTCTACTTATGAGGGAGAATTTGTTTATATAGAAGAGTTAAATGCAATCCATGCAGGTGTCAGAGCAAGTCAAGGTTCATTTTCTCTTCCATTTGATGGATGGCTCTACAAAAACGGTAAAAAAATATCAATAGAATCTGCCACTGTAGCAGGGGATATCAAACATCTTTTGAAAAATATAGTAAATATTGAATCAAGCCAGGAGGTAACAACTAGTGGAATTTCTCCACATATATGGGTAGATGAATTATCAATAACTGGTGACGCGTGAGAATTATATTCTGGGGGACACCTGAATATTCAATTCCTAGTCTTGATATTTTTATTAAATCTAAGCACGAGGTAATTGCAGTAGTTAGCCAACCAGATAAGAAGAGATCTAGAGGAAATAAATTAATAGCCTCACCTGTAAAAAGCATTGCTGAAAAAGAATCTATAAAAATTTATACTCCAGAAAAAATCAGGGGCAATATAGATTTTATAAATGAACTTAAATCACATTCTTGTGATTTATTTATTGTTATAGCTTACGGGAAAATTTTACCAAAAGAGATATTAGAAATTCCAAAATATGGTTGTTGGAACGCACATGCTTCATTACTTCCAAGATGGCGTGGTGCCGCCCCAATTCAATGGTCTCTAATAAAAGGCGATGAATTTACTGGTGTAGGAATTATGAAAATGAATGAAGGACTAGATACTGGCGACTTATTATTGGAAGAAAAAATTAAAATTGGTAATGACGATAATTTAAATATACTATCTGAAAAACTTAGTATTTTATCTGCAAAATTATATTTAAATGCTACATCTTTAATCGAGGAAAATATTTATAAAAATACTAATTCAAAATTAACAAAACAAAATTCCCTTGGCAGAAAAATTACCTACGCAAGAATGATTGAAAAATCAGACTTTAGAGTTGATTGGGGTAATGAAGCAATAGAAATTTCTCAAAAAATAAAAGGATTATATCCAAGAGCAAATACAACTTTTAGAGGTAAGAACCTAAAAATACTTAAAATCAAAGTTTTGAGTAGTGATGAAATTAAAAATGAAAAATACTTTTTCATGAGCAATTATTCAAGACCAGGTATTATTCTTGCTGTAATAGAAAATGAAGGAATAGTAATTTCAACTAAAACTGATCCGATTATTTTGTTAGAAGCAAAACTTGAAGGCAAAAACATTTCTAGCAAAAAGCAATTGATTCAACAGTTAAATCCATCAGCAGGAGAATATCTCTCAGATTAAGTTTTAGATTCTTTTTTAGAGAATCCCCAAATGAAAGCAAAAAGAATCAAAAAATAAAAATAATAATCTGGAAGAATAGATTCTTTAATTAACGTATTTAGTAAAAGTTTAATCCCAACTATTAAAATTGCTACGTAACCAGCTGTTTCTAATCTAGAAAATATATCCAGAAGTTTTAGAAAAATCCCCGATGTAAATCTTAAGGCTAATACTCCAATCACTGCTCCAAATATAATTAATATGTATTGATCACTTATAGCTACTGCAGTAGTGATACTGTCTATAGAAAAAGCAAAATCAGTAATTGAAAGAAGCGCTACAACCCTTAAAAACCTAAAATTATTTTTATTATTATCTGTCCCATTTTCAGCGTTTTCTATATCTGAATTTATAAAAACATTAGAGAAGAATAAATAAATTAAATAAAAACCAGCAAAAACTCTAATGAAAATAAACTTTAGAAGAACATTAGATAATATGATTAGGATAATTCTAAATAATAAAGATATTGTTATACCAATATTTAAGGCTCTTGACCTTAATTCTGAACTATCAAGGGATTTAGTAAGAGAAGCTAGTGCTACAGCATTATCTGCCGATAATAATAATTCTAGAGCAATTAATATTGGTAAAAGTGTAAAGATTTCGTACCAACTGTCTACCTGATCAAGTGTCGGTATAAAAGAATTTATTGCGGCTGAATCCATCAAATATTATTCACAATCGGTATAAAATCTAATATAATGTATCGGATATTTGTAATCAAGATTGATAGTTATAAATGAGTTTAAATACTTTAGTTGATTATATTTCGAACTCACAAATTACTTCTGAATTAATAAAAAGAATTTCAAAAAATAATGAATTAAATATTGTTGGTTCAAGTAGATATGCAAAATCAATAATACTAGATAGCATCGCAAAAAAAGATGAAAAAAATATATTATTAATTTGTCCTAATGTAGAAATTGCCTACAAATGGATTGGTTATTTTGAAAGTATAAATGATAAAACAGTTTTATATTATCCTCCAACAGAACATCTACCATACTCATCAATTAATAAATCCAAAGAGATTGAATTTAGTCAGCTTACTGTTTTATCCAAATTAATAAAAAAAGAGAAAAATGAACTTAATATTGTTATATCAACTGAGAGATCACTACAACCTCATCTAATAAATAAAAACCTATTAATTGAAAACAAGTTAGATTTGCAAAAAGGGGTTCAAATCGAGATTCAAGAATTAGCAAATAAACTTACTTTGCTTGGCTATACGAAGGATAATGTAACTTCAACTGAAGGATTCTGGAGTAGGAGAGGGGAAATAATAGATATTTATCCTGTCAATAATGAGTTT
This window contains:
- a CDS encoding TldD/PmbA family protein, with the translated sequence MNSKEITTQISKAADFLNLKKWDYGASFSNDYSVQVDKGEAKQLKASQKQILTIRVWNQSNLVGITTTSDISESGIKKALKQANIASDFGNKNESTEFSPLAKDTIKVKEVKKRNPVGIKKLLTLLREAEVRLIESHESIKSVPYNGLSESFFERVYANSEGAFRSYSKSQAALYLYARAEEKNKKPRSSGSVKLGYGADDIDIDSCIKEASNKTISHLNYSSIKTGKFLICFSPESFLTIINAFSSMFNARSIIDGVSLSNKNSIGEKLSTEALNIYDDGLHEKNISSTPFDGEGTPTKRLCLINRGRIENFIHSESTARIFKTTPTGHAGLGSKVSVSPDWIVVEKSEENFDLKTSLDHSTYEGEFVYIEELNAIHAGVRASQGSFSLPFDGWLYKNGKKISIESATVAGDIKHLLKNIVNIESSQEVTTSGISPHIWVDELSITGDA
- a CDS encoding TerC family protein; translation: MDSAAINSFIPTLDQVDSWYEIFTLLPILIALELLLSADNAVALASLTKSLDSSELRSRALNIGITISLLFRIILIILSNVLLKFIFIRVFAGFYLIYLFFSNVFINSDIENAENGTDNNKNNFRFLRVVALLSITDFAFSIDSITTAVAISDQYILIIFGAVIGVLALRFTSGIFLKLLDIFSRLETAGYVAILIVGIKLLLNTLIKESILPDYYFYFLILFAFIWGFSKKESKT
- the fmt gene encoding methionyl-tRNA formyltransferase, giving the protein MRIIFWGTPEYSIPSLDIFIKSKHEVIAVVSQPDKKRSRGNKLIASPVKSIAEKESIKIYTPEKIRGNIDFINELKSHSCDLFIVIAYGKILPKEILEIPKYGCWNAHASLLPRWRGAAPIQWSLIKGDEFTGVGIMKMNEGLDTGDLLLEEKIKIGNDDNLNILSEKLSILSAKLYLNATSLIEENIYKNTNSKLTKQNSLGRKITYARMIEKSDFRVDWGNEAIEISQKIKGLYPRANTTFRGKNLKILKIKVLSSDEIKNEKYFFMSNYSRPGIILAVIENEGIVISTKTDPIILLEAKLEGKNISSKKQLIQQLNPSAGEYLSD